Proteins from one Pseudomonas sp. KBS0710 genomic window:
- a CDS encoding COG3014 family protein, translated as MAFRALTPLTLAAVTLLSGCSMFRSYDTELQATNQQLATGNVDGALTLLEKNNTGEDKDLLYFFEKGELLRAKGDLTGSQTAWRSADLQVFKWEESVKFDSEKYLAQFGSFLVNDKVRRYEGYDYEKVMLTTQMALNLLALNDFDGARTEIKKTHEREAVIADLRDKEYLKRENEAERQGVTTQIKDLRGYPVEALDAPEVVGLKNSYQSAFSHYLAGFVYEALGEKDLAAPGYRKAAELRPNTPLLEQALLDLDKSKVGADETDVLIVVQSGLAPARDSIRLPLPIPIDGHLVITPLSFPVIKADNSTQAFGQIGVDGKQQNLTALNSTTAMSRRALRDDMPGIILRTTVRAVSRGVTQNNLNKTNPMAGLVLGIASAVTEGADTRTWRTLPDMTQVTRLRLKHGEHQVSLPNALGGTRVTVKADQRYQVITLRVVGNQVFAGGLAAHVVPSTSAQAIALKQP; from the coding sequence ATGGCATTTCGCGCCTTAACCCCGCTGACACTCGCGGCGGTTACCTTGCTCTCCGGTTGTTCAATGTTTCGCAGCTACGATACCGAGCTGCAAGCCACCAACCAGCAGTTGGCCACCGGCAACGTCGACGGCGCCCTGACCCTGCTGGAAAAGAACAACACCGGCGAAGACAAGGACCTGCTCTACTTTTTTGAAAAGGGCGAGTTGTTGCGCGCCAAAGGCGACCTCACCGGCAGCCAGACCGCCTGGCGCAGCGCCGACCTGCAAGTGTTCAAGTGGGAAGAATCGGTCAAGTTCGACAGCGAAAAGTACCTCGCCCAGTTCGGCAGCTTCCTGGTCAACGACAAAGTGCGTCGCTACGAAGGTTATGACTACGAAAAAGTCATGCTGACCACCCAGATGGCCCTGAACCTGCTGGCCTTGAATGATTTCGACGGCGCCCGCACCGAGATCAAGAAGACCCACGAGCGCGAAGCCGTGATCGCCGACCTGCGGGACAAGGAATACCTCAAGCGCGAAAACGAAGCCGAGCGCCAGGGCGTCACTACCCAGATCAAAGACCTGCGCGGCTACCCGGTGGAAGCACTCGACGCACCGGAAGTGGTCGGCCTGAAGAACAGCTACCAGAGTGCGTTCAGCCATTACCTGGCAGGCTTTGTCTATGAAGCCCTGGGTGAAAAGGACCTGGCTGCGCCGGGCTATCGCAAGGCGGCCGAGTTGCGCCCCAACACACCGCTGCTGGAGCAGGCGCTGCTGGACCTGGACAAGTCGAAAGTCGGCGCCGACGAGACCGATGTACTCATCGTGGTGCAGAGTGGCCTGGCACCGGCGCGAGACTCGATCCGCCTGCCGCTGCCGATTCCGATTGACGGCCATTTGGTGATCACCCCGCTGTCGTTCCCGGTGATCAAGGCCGACAACTCCACCCAGGCCTTCGGCCAGATCGGCGTCGACGGCAAGCAGCAGAACCTCACCGCGCTCAATAGCACCACCGCCATGTCCCGCCGCGCCCTGCGTGATGACATGCCGGGGATCATCCTGCGCACCACCGTGCGGGCGGTCAGCCGTGGCGTGACACAAAACAACCTGAACAAGACCAACCCTATGGCGGGCCTGGTGCTGGGCATCGCCTCGGCCGTGACCGAAGGCGCCGACACCCGCACCTGGCGCACCCTCCCGGACATGACCCAAGTGACACGCCTGCGCCTCAAGCACGGCGAGCACCAGGTCAGCCTGCCTAATGCCCTGGGCGGCACGCGGGTGACGGTCAAGGCCGACCAGCGCTATCAGGTGATCACCCTGCGCGTGGTCGGCAACCAGGTGTTCGCCGGTGGCCTTGCCGCCCATGTAGTGCCGAGTACTTCAGCTCAGGCTATCGCCCTCAAACAACCTTAA
- a CDS encoding LysE family transporter — translation MALDTWLAFFLASWIISLSPGAGAIASMSSGLQYGFLRGYWNAIGLQLGLAMQIAVVAGGLGAILAASSTAFYAIKWFGVAYLVYLAIKQWRALPMDMSEDATIRPIGKPMAMMFRGFLVNASNPKALVFMLAVLPQFVNPQAPLLVQYLILGATMISVDMIVMAGYTGLASKVLRLLRTPKQQKRMNRTFAGLFVGAAGFLASLHRATA, via the coding sequence ATGGCACTCGACACATGGCTGGCCTTTTTCCTGGCCAGTTGGATCATCTCCCTTTCCCCCGGCGCCGGTGCCATCGCTTCGATGTCCAGTGGCCTGCAATACGGTTTCCTGCGCGGCTACTGGAACGCCATTGGCTTGCAATTGGGCCTGGCGATGCAGATCGCCGTGGTGGCGGGCGGCCTGGGTGCCATTCTTGCGGCGTCTTCGACCGCGTTTTACGCGATCAAGTGGTTTGGTGTGGCGTACCTGGTGTACCTGGCCATCAAACAGTGGCGCGCGTTGCCAATGGACATGAGCGAGGATGCGACGATACGCCCGATCGGCAAGCCGATGGCGATGATGTTCCGTGGTTTCCTGGTCAACGCCAGTAACCCCAAGGCACTGGTGTTCATGCTGGCGGTTCTGCCGCAGTTCGTGAATCCGCAGGCGCCACTGCTGGTGCAGTACCTGATCCTGGGCGCAACCATGATCAGCGTCGATATGATCGTGATGGCGGGCTATACGGGGCTTGCGTCGAAAGTCTTGCGGCTGCTGCGTACGCCCAAGCAGCAAAAACGTATGAACCGCACGTTTGCCGGCTTGTTTGTGGGGGCGGCGGGGTTTCTGGCCAGCTTGCATCGCGCAACGGCGTAA
- a CDS encoding mechanosensitive ion channel family protein, whose translation MEALQLPLPAQWVAPIWVGVQILLILLAGYFAQRFVAKGLNRLGERYPLPPQLLMPLRGGLRWLIMGSALIFVLERLGVSATVLWTALSGFVAVAAVAFFAMWSVLSNLLCAILIFTVGPFRLGDIVELVDTVDKPGVKGRVVAINLLYTTLIEVAEAGTDSAMVQVPNSLFFQRSVRRWPGTHVFPGDR comes from the coding sequence ATGGAAGCGTTGCAGTTGCCGCTGCCGGCACAATGGGTCGCGCCGATCTGGGTCGGCGTGCAGATCCTGCTGATCCTGCTGGCGGGTTATTTCGCCCAGCGCTTCGTGGCCAAGGGCCTGAATCGACTGGGTGAACGCTACCCGTTGCCGCCGCAGTTGCTGATGCCACTGCGTGGCGGCCTGCGCTGGTTGATCATGGGCAGTGCGCTGATTTTTGTGCTGGAGCGCCTGGGCGTGTCCGCCACCGTATTGTGGACGGCGCTGTCGGGGTTTGTCGCCGTCGCAGCCGTGGCGTTTTTTGCCATGTGGTCGGTGCTGTCCAACCTGCTGTGTGCAATTTTGATCTTCACTGTCGGGCCGTTTCGCCTCGGGGATATCGTCGAGCTGGTGGATACCGTCGACAAGCCGGGTGTAAAAGGCCGCGTGGTGGCGATTAACTTGCTCTACACCACACTGATCGAAGTGGCGGAGGCTGGCACTGACAGTGCGATGGTGCAGGTGCCCAACAGCCTGTTCTTCCAGCGCTCGGTGCGGCGTTGGCCAGGTACCCACGTGTTTCCAGGCGACCGCTAG
- a CDS encoding FTR1 family protein gives MIAPFRFLAWLLLPGLMSCSFNLLAATAEGAPQALHLLDYIGADYPPTVEAGKVIDESEYREQIEFLGVLQSLVAELPQRPERAELIKGVDELSAAVSAHQDGATVARQARQLGAKLAVAYEVSQAPAITPDPTRGAPLYAQHCSVCHGTAGAGDGPASTGMTPPPANLRDATRLDRLSLYAIYNTLGLGVEGTDMPSFADQLDDRQRWDLATYIAGFTADPAAAQSEQPFNLADLARQTPNEVLAASGPAAAATFRAQRAQPPQVKRGPSQLLDYTATTLDKSLAAFRNGDHEQAYDLSVAAYLEGFELVESSLDNVDANVRKDTEKALMAYRQSLQDGLPVEQVQQRLDVAKGKLTESAGLLGSDGLSWSLSYISGLLILLREGLEAILVLAAVLAFLRNTGQQSAVRSVNVGWGLALLAGLATWALAAYVIDVSGAQRELLEGCTALFASVMVLWLGVWMHDRRHAAAWQDYIKSSLVGGGGRFGFAMLAFFSVYRELFEVILFYETLWLQAGPAGHNAVLAGGATALVLLVGLAWVILRGSAKLPLALFFGINAALLCALSVVFAGHGVKALQEAGIFGTRPVAFFDFDWLGIHADAYSLSAQAVAILAIVVLYGRSRLAEKRRVVA, from the coding sequence ATGATTGCCCCTTTCCGTTTTCTCGCCTGGTTGCTGCTGCCAGGGTTGATGTCGTGCAGCTTCAACCTGCTGGCCGCGACTGCCGAGGGCGCCCCACAAGCCCTGCATCTGCTGGACTATATTGGCGCTGACTACCCGCCGACGGTGGAGGCGGGGAAGGTTATCGATGAATCCGAATACCGCGAACAAATAGAGTTTCTCGGCGTGTTGCAGAGCCTGGTGGCCGAGTTGCCGCAAAGGCCGGAGCGCGCGGAGTTAATCAAGGGCGTCGACGAATTGTCAGCGGCTGTATCCGCTCACCAGGACGGCGCAACCGTCGCCCGCCAAGCCCGCCAGTTGGGCGCCAAGTTGGCGGTGGCCTATGAAGTCAGCCAGGCGCCGGCGATCACGCCAGACCCTACCCGGGGTGCTCCGCTCTATGCCCAGCACTGTTCGGTGTGCCACGGTACTGCGGGCGCCGGTGATGGCCCGGCGTCCACGGGCATGACGCCACCGCCGGCGAACCTGCGCGACGCGACACGTCTGGACCGCCTGAGCCTCTACGCGATCTACAACACCCTCGGCCTGGGCGTTGAAGGCACCGACATGCCGTCCTTCGCTGACCAATTGGACGACCGCCAACGTTGGGACCTGGCCACCTACATCGCAGGTTTCACCGCTGACCCGGCGGCTGCCCAAAGCGAACAACCCTTCAACCTTGCCGACCTCGCACGCCAGACCCCCAACGAGGTGCTGGCAGCCAGTGGCCCAGCCGCTGCCGCGACGTTCCGCGCCCAGCGTGCGCAGCCGCCGCAGGTCAAGCGTGGCCCGTCGCAGTTGCTTGATTACACCGCAACCACGCTGGACAAGAGCCTCGCCGCGTTCCGCAACGGCGATCACGAACAGGCCTATGACCTTTCAGTCGCAGCGTACCTGGAAGGCTTCGAGCTGGTAGAAAGCTCCCTGGATAACGTCGACGCCAATGTGCGCAAAGACACTGAGAAAGCTTTGATGGCCTACCGACAGTCGTTGCAGGACGGCCTGCCGGTCGAGCAGGTGCAACAGCGCCTGGACGTGGCCAAAGGCAAACTCACCGAATCCGCCGGATTGTTGGGCAGTGATGGCCTGAGCTGGTCGCTGAGCTATATCTCCGGTTTGCTGATTCTGCTGCGCGAAGGCCTTGAGGCGATTCTGGTACTGGCGGCGGTCCTGGCGTTCCTGCGTAACACCGGCCAGCAATCGGCGGTGCGCAGTGTCAACGTTGGTTGGGGCTTGGCGCTGCTGGCCGGCTTGGCGACCTGGGCCTTGGCGGCGTATGTGATTGACGTGAGCGGCGCCCAACGCGAATTGCTTGAAGGCTGCACGGCGCTGTTCGCCAGTGTGATGGTGCTGTGGCTGGGCGTGTGGATGCATGACCGACGCCACGCGGCGGCCTGGCAGGATTACATCAAGAGCAGCCTGGTCGGCGGCGGGGGGCGTTTCGGTTTTGCGATGCTGGCGTTTTTCTCGGTGTATCGCGAACTGTTCGAGGTGATCCTGTTCTACGAAACCCTGTGGCTGCAAGCCGGCCCTGCCGGGCACAACGCGGTACTGGCCGGCGGCGCCACGGCGTTGGTGCTGCTGGTAGGTTTGGCGTGGGTGATTCTGCGCGGCTCGGCGAAACTGCCGCTGGCGTTGTTCTTTGGCATCAATGCGGCGCTGCTGTGCGCGTTGTCGGTGGTGTTCGCCGGGCATGGCGTCAAGGCCTTGCAGGAAGCGGGCATTTTCGGCACACGGCCGGTGGCGTTCTTTGACTTCGACTGGCTGGGCATTCATGCCGATGCGTACTCGTTGAGTGCGCAGGCTGTGGCGATCCTGGCGATTGTGGTGCTGTACGGCCGCAGTCGTCTGGCCGAGAAGCGTCGAGTGGTGGCATAA
- a CDS encoding YcfL family protein has translation MRHFILGALALILLAGCATPPPPEPGSAASKIVVMGKFKGIAVGAIRVARENGFLTAKVQLSNITSSNQMMYYRFAWLGADGFPVGDEETWKVLNLYANQATFLPAIANLPQAADFRLEVKTP, from the coding sequence ATGCGTCATTTCATCCTCGGCGCCCTGGCGCTGATCCTGCTCGCCGGCTGCGCCACCCCGCCGCCACCGGAGCCCGGCAGCGCCGCCAGCAAAATCGTGGTGATGGGCAAGTTCAAGGGCATCGCCGTCGGTGCCATCCGCGTGGCCCGCGAAAATGGCTTCCTGACTGCCAAGGTGCAGTTGAGCAACATCACCAGCAGCAACCAGATGATGTACTACCGCTTCGCCTGGCTGGGCGCCGACGGCTTCCCGGTGGGCGATGAAGAAACCTGGAAAGTGCTGAACCTGTACGCCAACCAGGCGACTTTCCTGCCGGCCATCGCCAACCTGCCCCAGGCCGCTGACTTCCGCCTCGAAGTGAAAACCCCTTGA
- a CDS encoding penicillin-binding protein activator LpoB, with amino-acid sequence MRAWIGMIGLLCAFGASAAPKIAVTDLAYEARVEEYIHAVSASNNFQASAYSASGASSYSEYESRTSYIEQAELRKFSGDIKGEILKSHQFQLVQGTPYTADAKGDVYDVIKRIKAGNFKGADYVLFGTLSDIDFTQDINALDHTNSYSAVLGLTLVADFSLINTRTFEITSAFTAMGEGQDTKLVNNRDVRVSLNRPRVVREVSKALGEDVARQLAEQLGGGYEAPGKPALRNNLPRDEAPKILR; translated from the coding sequence ATGCGTGCATGGATCGGCATGATCGGCCTGCTGTGCGCCTTTGGCGCCTCGGCCGCCCCGAAGATCGCGGTCACCGACCTGGCCTACGAGGCGCGCGTGGAGGAGTACATCCACGCGGTGTCGGCCAGCAACAATTTCCAGGCCAGTGCCTACAGCGCCAGCGGGGCTTCGAGCTACAGCGAGTACGAGAGCCGCACCAGCTACATCGAACAGGCCGAGCTGCGTAAATTCAGCGGCGATATCAAGGGCGAGATCCTCAAGTCGCACCAGTTTCAGCTGGTGCAAGGCACGCCCTACACCGCCGACGCCAAAGGTGACGTCTATGACGTGATCAAACGCATCAAGGCCGGTAACTTCAAGGGCGCGGACTACGTGCTGTTCGGCACCCTGTCAGACATCGACTTCACCCAGGACATCAACGCCCTGGACCACACCAACAGCTACTCGGCGGTGCTGGGGCTGACGTTGGTGGCCGATTTCAGCCTGATCAATACCCGCACCTTCGAGATCACTTCGGCGTTTACCGCCATGGGTGAAGGCCAGGACACCAAGCTGGTGAACAACCGTGACGTGCGCGTGAGCCTGAACCGGCCGCGCGTGGTGCGGGAAGTGTCGAAAGCACTGGGTGAGGATGTGGCGCGCCAACTGGCGGAGCAACTGGGTGGTGGCTACGAAGCCCCGGGCAAGCCTGCACTGCGCAATAACCTGCCAAGGGATGAAGCGCCGAAGATTCTGCGCTGA
- the lpoB gene encoding penicillin-binding protein activator LpoB, with protein MFARFSILAVVALLASGCSNTSPVLGGKNISYGDSKAVELVTNEFGSTDLQMIAESMTRSLAQSGILQGRPVVQVYDVKNKTSEYIDTREITTSIKTQLMKTSTARFASDNTDMQSQVDQLKLQNQSGLYKKSTVSKTGNMVAAKYRLEGSISSIVKRSSDYKDVFYKFSLQLIDVESGLAEWMDEKEIRKTTER; from the coding sequence ATGTTTGCACGCTTCTCGATTCTCGCCGTCGTCGCCCTTCTGGCCAGCGGTTGCTCCAACACCTCGCCGGTACTCGGCGGCAAAAACATCAGCTACGGCGACTCCAAAGCCGTGGAACTGGTGACCAACGAGTTCGGCTCCACCGACCTGCAGATGATCGCCGAAAGCATGACCCGCTCACTGGCCCAGTCCGGCATCCTGCAAGGCCGCCCGGTGGTGCAGGTCTATGACGTGAAGAACAAGACCAGCGAGTACATCGATACCCGCGAAATCACCACGTCGATCAAGACCCAGCTGATGAAAACCAGCACCGCACGTTTCGCCAGTGACAACACCGACATGCAAAGCCAGGTCGACCAGCTCAAGCTGCAAAACCAGAGCGGCCTGTACAAGAAATCCACGGTGAGCAAGACCGGCAACATGGTTGCCGCCAAGTACCGCCTGGAAGGCTCCATCAGCTCCATCGTCAAGCGCAGCTCGGACTACAAGGACGTGTTTTACAAGTTCAGCCTGCAACTGATCGACGTTGAAAGCGGCTTGGCCGAATGGATGGACGAGAAAGAAATCCGCAAGACCACGGAGCGCTAA